DNA from Rubripirellula lacrimiformis:
TCACGAAGGTGCGTTTGACCGATGGTGCCAGTCGCTGGCGATCAGCGCCGATCAATCCTCGGTCATCGCCGGGAACGAAGCCGGTAAGGTGATGGTTTGGGATCTGGCCCAAGCCAAAGTCGTTCACTCGGTCGAACTCGATGGCCACGCGGTCACCGGGTTGGCCGTGTCAGCCGATGGAAAGACGATCGCCGCTTGCGACGGCGGTGGGCATGTGCATTTGTTGTCGTGGCCCAAGCTGGAAAGTGCTGGCAAGATTGAAGTCAGCAGCGAAACAGCATGGTGCATCGCGTACGTCGAAGGTGGCAAACGAATCGCCGTGGGCAGTGGTGACCGCAACCTATATCTGTGCGATGCCGTTGACGCTGCGAAGGCCGAAGTGGTTGCCAAAGGTTCCGACTGGATCACTCAGATTGCCGTCTCGCCGGGCGGTCAGATCGCCGCCAGCGAAGTGGGCGGACGTCTGCATTTTGCCGCTAGCGATTCTGATGAAATGACCGCACCTAGCGGAGTCTGGTCACTGGCCTGGAACGGGGATGGGCAACTGTTGGTGGGGACTCGCAAGAGCGGCATCGTCACCGCCGGGCGTTCGTGGAATTGGACCGAGGCAAAGCCCGTCGTGGCAGAGCCGGCCCCAGCCCAACCAGCGGCGACCGAGCCAGCGGCCGAAGAGCCGGCTGCCGAAAAGCCAGCTGCTGAAAAGCCAGCTGCTGAGAAGCCAGCCGCTGAAAAGCCAGCCGCCGAAAAGCCAGCTGCTGAGAAGCCAGCCGCCGAAAAATCCAAGGGCGACGGTGCATCGGATGAGTGAGTCTGACGCGGCGCTGGATTCGGTGGCTGGGGCCGCCGATGCGGCCGAGTACGTGGTTCGATGCGGTTCCATGCGGACGCTTGGAGTGATGAAGGCCAAGCGAGCGTTTCGATACGGTGACGAGGTGATCGTTCGAACCGATCGAGGAACCGAGATTGGGACGGTCCTGTGCGAGGCCACGCCGACGGCGCTCGATTCGATGACCGAACCGACTCAGGGCCGTATCGTTCGACCGGTGTCGGACGACGATCGGTCGCAGTGGCGTCATTTCGAAGACAAGACCGCCGGTGATCTGAAGATCTGCCAACGCTGTGTCGATGCGCTGCGATTGAAGATGGAATTGGTCGACGTCGAACGGATTCTGGGCGGCGAGCGGATGGTGGTCTATTTCCTGGCGGACGAACGCGTTGATTTCCGCCAACTGGTACGGAATCTGGCCAAAGAATTTCAGACTCGGATCGAAATGCGCCAGATCGGCGTCCGCGATGAAGCGAAATTGCTAGCAGATTACGGAGATTGCGGGCAACCGATCTGTTGCGCCACGTTCCTCAGCAAGATGCCGCCGGTGTCGATGAAAATGGCCAAACTTCAAAAGGCCACTTTGGATCCATCCAAGATTTCGGGACGTTGCGGTCGATTGAAATGCTGCTTACGTTACGAGTTCGATACCTACGAAGCATTGGCCAAAGAATTGCCGCCACCGGGCAGCATTGTGCTGACCCGCGACGGTAACGTGACGGTGATCGCTCAGGATATATTGTCCGGGCAACTGACTGTCAAAACGGACGATCACCGACGGATCATGATTCATTCGGACGATGTCATCAGCATCATTCAGCGTGGTGAAGAACTAGGCAAACCTAGACGCGGTCGAAGTCGCAAACCCAAGTCCGAAACGACGGCGGAAACCGAATCCGAGCCAAACGCGAAATCGGCATCCGTCGCTCGAACAGAATCCAAGCCAGGGACTGACCGAAAAGCGAAAGCAAAACCGAAACCACCGAGCGAACCGTTGGGGTAACCCCTGTTTCATGTTCAAGTCCAATCGAAGCCCTATTCCCATCGACACCCACCCGCCAGACGACGAGTTCGATATGAAGTCTCCATTGCAGGCGATGCGAGATCTGTTGGTCGAGGACAAACGATTCAAGATCGAAGCGTACCAGTTCATTCGCGAATCGCTCCAATACGCTCACGAACACTTGTCGGAAACGGCGCCTTCGCCGCGCGAGGGCGAAGAGTTCAGTGACGAGTCCGACCCGAATCACGTGACCGGACAACAGCTGTGCGAGGCGTGTCGCCAATACGCGCTGCAACAGTACGGTTACTTGGCCAAAATGGTGCTGGCCAATTGGGGAGTCCACCAAACCAGCGACTTTGGTGAGTTGGTCTATAATCTGATTCGCATCGAACAGATGCGGAAAAGCGATTCCGACCGCCGCGAGGACTTCCACGATGTTTACTGTTTCGATAATGCGTTCGAGCCCGAATTTGAATTCGTGGCCAAGGACGACGATTAAGGGGTTTTGGCTGGTATTGGCGGTCTGTGCCCTGCCCTGCCCGTGTTTGGCACAATCGAAAAAGCCTGTCGAGGAATCTCGCACAGAGTATCTAGGCCGGACGCTGGCCAAACCGATGTCGCACCTGGGCGCATCATGGCTGATTCGGCCCGAACGCGACGAAGAGGAAAGCACGTCCGAATCCTTTGTGCAGCTGAAACTGGGCAAGGGAATGACGGTGTGTGATCTGGGGTGTGGCAACGGATACTGGACGCTTCCGATGGCCCGTGCGGTCGGCAGTGATGGCAAAGTCTTGGCGGTCGACATTCAACGCGAAATGCTGCACAAGCTTCGCGAACGATCGGGGCGATTGAAATTGCCGCAAATTCAGCCCGTGCTGGGCCAGATCGATGATCCCAAGCTGCCCGCCGGCGAAGTCGATCTGTTGTTGATGGTCGACGTTTACCACGAATTTTCGCATCCCCAATCGATGCTGTGGGGGATCCGGCGGTCGCTGAAACCACAGGGCGTGGTGGCGCTTTTGGAATACCGCGAAGAGGACCCATCGGTGCCGATCAAGCCGCTGCACAAAATGTCTAAGGATCAAATCATCACCGAGTACGAAGCGAACGGGATGAAGTTGGTTCGCGAGTACAACGGGTTGCCTTGGCAGCACCTGATGTTCTTTGCGCGTGACGACAGTCCGCTGGAAAAAATCGATCCGATGCCGACGGAACAAGTGCTACAGAAACTACGCTAGACTGGTCGCCTGTAGCAAAATGACTTTGCGGCATGTCCCGTAGCCTCGATCCAAAGCACCCCTCGCCCATGAATCCCGTCGTCCGAGTCCAGCTCTCGATCATGATGTTTCTCCAGTTCTTTGTCTGGGGAGCGTGGTATGTCACCGCACCGAACTTTTTGCAGACGATTGGGTTTGATGCCAGCGACTTGGGGAACACTTATTCGGTCGGCCCGATCGCGGGGTTGATCACGCCGCTGTTGGTGGGGCTGATCGCTGACCGTTTCTTCAGTGCTCAGAAAGTGTTGGCGATTTTGCACCTGTTGGGCGGTGGGATCCTGTTCGCCGCCGTGGCGGTCATGAAGGGCGAATCCCCGTCGCCATCGGTCCTGAACTGGGGATTCTTTATGGGTTACATGCTGACCTATTACCCCACACTGGCGCTGACCAACACGATCGCGATGAAGAACATGTCGAACCCGGAAACAGAGTTTCCAGGGATTCGAGTGTTGGGCACGATCGGTTGGATCGCGGCCGGCTTTGCATTGACGTTCACCGGGTTCGAAACCAACGCGGGAATGTTCTACATGGCGGCCGGTGCTGCGATCGCGCTGGGCGTCTTCAGCTTCTTTTTGCCCGATACTCCGCCCGTCCAGTCAGACGAAAAAATCAGTGTCCGCCAATTGTTCGGCTTGGATGCATTGGCCCTGTTGAAAGATCGCTCGTACGCGGTGTTCTTGATTTCATCGATGCTGATCTGCATCCCCTTGGCGTTCTATTACCAGATCGCCAGTCGCGTGGTGGAGCTGTCGCGATTGCCGATCGGCACGACCATGTCGTACGGCCAGATCTCCGAGATCGTGTTCATGCTGATCATGCCGTTCTTTTTCAAACGCTTGGGCGTCAAATGGATGTTGGCCATCGGGATGTTGGCTTGGGTGATCCGTTATGCCCTGTTCGCGGTCGGTGCGACGGACCAAATCCGTTGGATGATCATCGGCGGCATCATTCTGCACGGTATCTGTTACGACTTCTTCTTCGTGACCGGCCAGATCTATACGGATAAAAAAGCTCCGCCAGCGATGCGAGCTCAGGCACAAGGGTTGTTGGTCATGTTGACCTTGGGTCTAGGGATGATGATCGGTGCTCAGGTTGCTGGCCAGATCGAAGGGGAACACACCACCGACGAAGCCAAAGCGTTCAACGCCCAAGTGGTCGAAAAGACGCAAGCGATCACCGATGCCAACCTGCAGGGTGTACCGGAAGAAACCGTCGCGGCGCTCGTGGCCGAAAAGGACGAACTTCGCCATCAAGAACTCGCGGCGATCGAGTGGAAACAGTTGTGGATGAAGCCTGCGATCTTTGCTCTGATCGTCTTGGTTGGTTTTGTGCTGTTGTTCCATGATCGAATCAAACCATCGGATGCTGCCGAAGCGGTCTGACGGTTGCACGTTTTGCGTTACCAGCAGAAACAAGCTCTGCTGGAACATGATTGCCTGATCCTTACCCGATGGATAAAAGATGTTCCGACCGATCACTGCCTTGTGCATCGCTTGTTCCCTGCTTGCAGTCGTCGCAAAGTCGGAAAGTCCAACCAGTGCGGGCAATTGGCCTGCATGGCGCGGACCCCAGGGTGATGGAACGGTGGAAAGCACCGATGCACCGACCAAGTGGTCCGAAAGCGAACACGTTCGTTGGCAGGTAGCGATCCCCGGACGTGGGCATGGATCGCCGATGGTATTTGGCGACCGTGTTTACGTGCCAACTGCGATTGCGGATCCACAGCAGCAATGCGTGCTGTGTTTCGACCGCCAAACCGGAAAACCGGTCTGGACTGCGATCGTTCATGAAGGCGGATTCGCCAATCGCAGCAAGCGTTCCGCCAATGAAAAAGCTTCCTTGGCCTCGTCGACGGTCACCACGGATGGCCAGCGTTTGTTCATCAATTTCTTGAACGACAGCGCGGTTCGCACAACGGCGTTGTCGATGGACGGCGATATCCTGTGGCAAACACCCGTGTCGGATTATGAACTGCACCAAGGGTATGGTTCGTCCCCGTTGGTCCACGGATCGCTTGTACTTGTGGCGGCCGACAACAAGGCCGGCGGCGCAGTGGTCGGGCTAGACCGAGAAACCGGACGCATCGTTTGGAAACATGATCGCCCCAAGAAACCCAACTATTCGTCACCGGTCGTGGTGCGAATTGGTGATCAGGATCAGTTGATCATGACCGGCTGTGACTTGGTCGAAAGTCTGGATCCGGCGACCGGCAAAGTGATCTGGTCCGTCGAAGGGGCAACCACGGAATGTGTCACCAGCACGCCAAGTGATGGTCGTCTGGTCTTCAGTTCCGGTGGCTACCCCAAGAACCACATCGCGGCCTACGCGGCAGATGACAACGGATCGTTGGTATGGGAGAACGCAATGCGTTCTTACGTCCCATCGCTACTGTTGCACGATGGGCACCTGTTCGCAGTGCTAGACGAAGGCATCGCCGTTTGTCTGGCCGCGGCCGACGGTGACGTGATTTGGCGGAAACGCCTCGGCGGCACCTTCACCAGTTCGCCGGTATTGGTCGGTGATCGAATCTATGCAACCGACGAAGATGGCAAGACGCATATCTACCTAGCGTCGGCCGACGGTTTCCAACGAATCGCTGAAAACGAAATCGGCACCAGCGTATTCGCGACCCCGGCGATCAGTGGTGATCTGATCTTTCTGCGATTCGCCAAATACGTGGACGACCAGCGTCAAGAATTCTTGGCTTGTATCGAAAACTAAGGCTTCGCCGCCGAGACGATTCGGGGCGGTCGTTGGCCCGAGCCGATCGTCCACTTCGCAACGAGCGATCAATCAGTGTCGTTTCTTTCTTTCCCCTCTCTCTAACTCTCTCCCCCGCAAACCGCTGCGCGGCGGGGGAGCGGTGACTTTCATCGCGACACTGATTGATCGCTCGTTGCTCAGTCGCCGGGGGGCGCTGGCCAGATCATTCACCTCGCTGATGCTTGGGGGGGCGTTCGTGGGTGCATTCGCCGGTCCTTCGGCGTATCTGCTTTCGCCCGGTCGCGTGCTGCTAGGCCTGCAGATACCGCTGCGGAATGGGAAAATCCGATCAATCCGGATTCAGCGACTTTGCGGTTTAAAACGGCTTTGTTGTTGAATGGGCGGTGCAGGCTACCTATTTTGGGGGCTTGTCCTTTGTGATTTGCCTCCGGAGAGTTCGATGTCGCTACGAAAACTTGTTTCCCGATCCTCACGGGAATCCAGACGTCAGCGACTCGGTTGGAGCCTTGCGGCGCTGGAACCGCGAATTCTGTTGGCTGCCGACGCGGGCGTGGCGGTGGAAGCCGTTGGATCGGATAGTGGGCAGATGGTGGCCGCGACGTCAGGTCAAATGGCGGCAGGTGATGGCCAGACCGATGTCGATGGGGTGGCGACGACCGCAACCCAATTGGTGTTCATCGATTCCAGTGTTCAGGATCTGGAACAGTTGGCCGGCGGTTTGTTGGACCATCACGAACTGATCTTGCTGGATGCCGACCGCGGCGGGATTGACCAAATCAGCGAAGCACTAGCAGGTCGCGATCACGTCCAGGGCATCCACATCGTGTCGCATGGTCGTGCGGGCCAGATCCAATTGGGCAATCAAACGGTGGACCGGTCCGTGCTGTTGCAGATGCGCGACCAGATTGCCGGTTGGTCGGATTCG
Protein-coding regions in this window:
- a CDS encoding PSP1 domain-containing protein; translation: MSESDAALDSVAGAADAAEYVVRCGSMRTLGVMKAKRAFRYGDEVIVRTDRGTEIGTVLCEATPTALDSMTEPTQGRIVRPVSDDDRSQWRHFEDKTAGDLKICQRCVDALRLKMELVDVERILGGERMVVYFLADERVDFRQLVRNLAKEFQTRIEMRQIGVRDEAKLLADYGDCGQPICCATFLSKMPPVSMKMAKLQKATLDPSKISGRCGRLKCCLRYEFDTYEALAKELPPPGSIVLTRDGNVTVIAQDILSGQLTVKTDDHRRIMIHSDDVISIIQRGEELGKPRRGRSRKPKSETTAETESEPNAKSASVARTESKPGTDRKAKAKPKPPSEPLG
- a CDS encoding MFS transporter, which codes for MNPVVRVQLSIMMFLQFFVWGAWYVTAPNFLQTIGFDASDLGNTYSVGPIAGLITPLLVGLIADRFFSAQKVLAILHLLGGGILFAAVAVMKGESPSPSVLNWGFFMGYMLTYYPTLALTNTIAMKNMSNPETEFPGIRVLGTIGWIAAGFALTFTGFETNAGMFYMAAGAAIALGVFSFFLPDTPPVQSDEKISVRQLFGLDALALLKDRSYAVFLISSMLICIPLAFYYQIASRVVELSRLPIGTTMSYGQISEIVFMLIMPFFFKRLGVKWMLAIGMLAWVIRYALFAVGATDQIRWMIIGGIILHGICYDFFFVTGQIYTDKKAPPAMRAQAQGLLVMLTLGLGMMIGAQVAGQIEGEHTTDEAKAFNAQVVEKTQAITDANLQGVPEETVAALVAEKDELRHQELAAIEWKQLWMKPAIFALIVLVGFVLLFHDRIKPSDAAEAV
- a CDS encoding outer membrane protein assembly factor BamB family protein, which encodes MFRPITALCIACSLLAVVAKSESPTSAGNWPAWRGPQGDGTVESTDAPTKWSESEHVRWQVAIPGRGHGSPMVFGDRVYVPTAIADPQQQCVLCFDRQTGKPVWTAIVHEGGFANRSKRSANEKASLASSTVTTDGQRLFINFLNDSAVRTTALSMDGDILWQTPVSDYELHQGYGSSPLVHGSLVLVAADNKAGGAVVGLDRETGRIVWKHDRPKKPNYSSPVVVRIGDQDQLIMTGCDLVESLDPATGKVIWSVEGATTECVTSTPSDGRLVFSSGGYPKNHIAAYAADDNGSLVWENAMRSYVPSLLLHDGHLFAVLDEGIAVCLAAADGDVIWRKRLGGTFTSSPVLVGDRIYATDEDGKTHIYLASADGFQRIAENEIGTSVFATPAISGDLIFLRFAKYVDDQRQEFLACIEN
- a CDS encoding class I SAM-dependent methyltransferase, whose protein sequence is MPCPCLAQSKKPVEESRTEYLGRTLAKPMSHLGASWLIRPERDEEESTSESFVQLKLGKGMTVCDLGCGNGYWTLPMARAVGSDGKVLAVDIQREMLHKLRERSGRLKLPQIQPVLGQIDDPKLPAGEVDLLLMVDVYHEFSHPQSMLWGIRRSLKPQGVVALLEYREEDPSVPIKPLHKMSKDQIITEYEANGMKLVREYNGLPWQHLMFFARDDSPLEKIDPMPTEQVLQKLR
- a CDS encoding Minf_1886 family protein; this translates as MKSPLQAMRDLLVEDKRFKIEAYQFIRESLQYAHEHLSETAPSPREGEEFSDESDPNHVTGQQLCEACRQYALQQYGYLAKMVLANWGVHQTSDFGELVYNLIRIEQMRKSDSDRREDFHDVYCFDNAFEPEFEFVAKDDD
- a CDS encoding WD40 repeat domain-containing protein, whose protein sequence is MSLASRLITTVLLALFLAASPTQGENATSVTEGGSLWVTSMAKRGGDGKFVGSTATGLLLRPADVIAFDAADPSNVTTLYSHPAAVWRVVATDDGKTVASVDYRGNLMTQSEGDQEASLHEGAFDRWCQSLAISADQSSVIAGNEAGKVMVWDLAQAKVVHSVELDGHAVTGLAVSADGKTIAACDGGGHVHLLSWPKLESAGKIEVSSETAWCIAYVEGGKRIAVGSGDRNLYLCDAVDAAKAEVVAKGSDWITQIAVSPGGQIAASEVGGRLHFAASDSDEMTAPSGVWSLAWNGDGQLLVGTRKSGIVTAGRSWNWTEAKPVVAEPAPAQPAATEPAAEEPAAEKPAAEKPAAEKPAAEKPAAEKPAAEKPAAEKSKGDGASDE